In Halocalculus aciditolerans, the following are encoded in one genomic region:
- a CDS encoding protein-L-isoaspartate(D-aspartate) O-methyltransferase — translation MSGYDEERDRLASVVERRGVSERVVDAIRAVPRHEFVPESEADAAYRDRPVPIGDEQTCSAPSMVATMCDRLDLDEGEDVLEVGTGCGYHAAVTAELVGSAHVYSVEYLEDLAADARENLNETGYGGVSVRVGDGREGWEAHAPYDAAYLTCAAPDFPAPLVEQVREGGRLLGPLGDLGQRLVYAEKEDGGLERETGVSVRFVRIQGGGESGE, via the coding sequence ATGAGCGGGTACGACGAGGAGCGCGACCGGCTGGCGTCAGTGGTGGAGCGGCGGGGCGTGAGCGAGCGCGTCGTCGACGCGATTCGTGCGGTTCCGAGGCATGAGTTCGTCCCGGAGAGCGAAGCGGATGCGGCGTACCGCGACCGGCCGGTCCCTATCGGGGACGAACAGACGTGTTCTGCGCCGAGTATGGTGGCGACGATGTGCGACCGCCTCGACCTCGACGAGGGCGAGGACGTCCTCGAAGTCGGGACGGGGTGTGGGTATCACGCGGCGGTGACGGCGGAGCTCGTGGGTTCGGCGCACGTTTACAGCGTGGAGTATCTCGAAGACCTCGCGGCTGACGCGCGCGAGAACCTGAACGAGACCGGGTACGGCGGCGTCTCGGTGCGGGTCGGCGACGGCCGGGAGGGCTGGGAGGCGCACGCGCCCTACGACGCCGCCTACCTCACGTGTGCCGCGCCGGACTTTCCGGCCCCGTTAGTCGAACAGGTCCGAGAGGGCGGGCGGCTGCTCGGCCCGCTCGGCGACCTCGGTCAGCGGCTCGTCTACGCCGAGAAAGAGGACGGCGGACTGGAGCGCG